Proteins from one Mycobacterium sp. SMC-2 genomic window:
- the rbpA gene encoding RNA polymerase-binding protein RbpA: MADRVLRGSRLGAVSYETDRNHDLAPRQIARYRTENGEEFEVPFADDAEIPGTWLCRNGMEGTLIEGDLPEPKKVKPPRTHWDMLLERRSIEELEELLKERLDIIRTRRRG; encoded by the coding sequence ATGGCTGATCGCGTCCTTAGGGGCAGCCGTCTCGGAGCCGTGAGCTACGAGACCGACCGCAACCATGACCTCGCGCCGCGTCAGATCGCGCGGTACCGCACCGAGAACGGCGAGGAGTTCGAGGTCCCGTTCGCCGATGACGCCGAGATCCCCGGCACCTGGCTGTGCCGCAACGGCATGGAAGGCACCCTGATCGAGGGCGACCTGCCCGAGCCGAAGAAGGTGAAGCCGCCGCGCACGCACTGGGACATGTTGCTGGAGCGGCGCAGCATCGAAGAACTCGAAGAGTTGCTCAAGGAGCGGCTCGACATCATCCGGACACGCCGCCGGGGCTGA
- a CDS encoding amidohydrolase, whose translation MSDTTTTLLVNGRVHSPTHPDATAIAVRGDVVAWLGSDDVGRGLYPDADPEDLDGGFVAPGFVDSHIHLTATGLTLSGLDLRAAGSRAQCLQMVADYAAAHPGRPVWGHGWDESSWPENSPPSTADLDAVLGDRPAYLSRVDVHSALASSGLRRLVADLPAAVGFAPDRPLTADAHHLVRAVARDLLTPEQLAEARAAALRAAAAAGIVAVHECAGPEIGGLDDWLQLRSLDSGVEVIGYWGQAVTTAAQARALIEKTGARGLAGDLFVDGALGSRTAWLHEPYADAPDRVGTCYLDPDLIEAHVRACTEAEVTAGFHVIGDAAVAAVVTAFERVVAQLGAVAVARCGHRVEHLEMVTAEQAAQLGQWGVIASVQPNFDALWGGTDGMYARRLGAQRAAQLNPLALLASQGVPLALGSDAPVTGLDPWASVRAAVNHHTPGSAVSARAAFAAATRGGWRAAGMHDGRAGTLVPGAPASYAVWDAGALDVHAPRDAVQRWSTDPRARVPALPRLDPTDALPRCRRTVHRGAVIYG comes from the coding sequence GTGAGCGACACGACGACCACGCTGCTGGTCAACGGCCGGGTGCACAGCCCCACCCACCCCGACGCCACCGCCATCGCGGTGCGGGGCGACGTCGTCGCATGGCTGGGCAGCGATGACGTCGGTCGCGGCCTGTATCCCGACGCCGACCCCGAGGACTTGGACGGCGGTTTCGTGGCGCCGGGATTCGTGGACAGCCACATCCACCTGACCGCGACCGGCCTGACGCTCAGCGGGCTCGACCTGCGCGCGGCGGGCTCGCGGGCGCAGTGCCTCCAGATGGTCGCCGACTACGCGGCCGCCCACCCCGGCCGGCCCGTGTGGGGGCATGGCTGGGACGAGTCGTCGTGGCCGGAGAACAGCCCGCCGAGCACCGCCGACCTCGACGCCGTGCTCGGTGACCGGCCCGCCTACCTGTCCAGGGTCGACGTCCACTCCGCGCTCGCCTCGTCGGGATTGCGCCGGCTGGTCGCGGACCTGCCCGCGGCGGTCGGCTTCGCCCCCGACCGCCCCCTCACCGCCGACGCTCACCACCTGGTCCGCGCCGTCGCCCGTGACCTGCTGACGCCCGAGCAGCTGGCCGAGGCCCGCGCGGCCGCCCTGCGGGCCGCAGCGGCGGCCGGCATCGTCGCGGTGCACGAATGCGCCGGACCCGAGATCGGCGGGCTGGACGACTGGCTGCAGCTGCGGTCCCTCGATTCCGGCGTCGAGGTGATCGGCTACTGGGGCCAGGCGGTGACCACGGCGGCACAGGCGCGCGCACTCATCGAAAAGACCGGAGCCCGCGGACTCGCCGGCGACCTCTTCGTCGACGGTGCACTCGGGTCGCGCACCGCCTGGCTGCACGAGCCGTACGCCGATGCCCCGGACCGGGTCGGCACCTGCTACCTCGACCCCGACCTGATCGAGGCGCATGTCCGGGCGTGCACCGAGGCTGAGGTGACCGCGGGCTTCCACGTCATCGGCGATGCGGCCGTCGCGGCGGTGGTCACCGCCTTCGAACGGGTCGTCGCGCAGCTCGGCGCGGTGGCCGTCGCCCGGTGCGGGCACCGCGTCGAGCACCTCGAAATGGTCACCGCCGAGCAGGCCGCCCAACTCGGGCAATGGGGCGTCATCGCCAGCGTGCAGCCCAACTTCGACGCGCTGTGGGGCGGAACCGACGGCATGTACGCGCGGCGCCTTGGCGCCCAACGAGCCGCTCAGCTCAACCCGCTCGCGCTGTTAGCATCCCAAGGCGTGCCCCTCGCCCTAGGTTCCGACGCACCGGTAACGGGCCTCGACCCGTGGGCGAGCGTGCGCGCGGCGGTCAACCATCACACCCCCGGCAGCGCCGTCTCGGCCCGGGCCGCGTTCGCCGCCGCGACCCGTGGCGGCTGGCGGGCCGCCGGTATGCACGACGGCCGGGCGGGAACCCTGGTGCCCGGCGCGCCGGCCTCCTACGCCGTGTGGGACGCCGGGGCACTGGACGTCCACGCACCTCGCGACGCCGTTCAGCGCTGGTCGACCGACCCGCGCGCCCGAGTGCCTGCCTTACCGCGCTTGGACCCGACCGACGCCTTGCCGCGGTGCCGGCGCACGGTGCATCGGGGCGCTGTCATCTATGGCTAG
- a CDS encoding FxsA family protein, protein MLSRLFLGYAVVELAAVIALVSTVGWGWTLLALAGAFLLGWGLLVPMMGSHLLHQVGDLQSGLAEPRTAVRDGTLVSLATLLVLVPGLVTTVLGLLLLVRPVRSAVGPGLAAIAMRGLRRRMPLLAETTLFGAGARQAADDGYIDGEVVDVRDIRPPALENEPVRGGFPGRPDWD, encoded by the coding sequence ATGCTGTCACGGCTGTTTCTCGGCTACGCCGTCGTCGAACTGGCGGCGGTCATCGCCCTGGTGTCGACGGTCGGGTGGGGCTGGACGCTGCTGGCGTTGGCGGGCGCCTTCCTGCTCGGATGGGGCCTCCTGGTGCCGATGATGGGCTCGCACCTGCTCCACCAGGTCGGCGACCTCCAGTCCGGCCTCGCCGAACCGCGCACCGCGGTGCGAGACGGGACGCTGGTCTCGCTAGCCACCCTCCTGGTCCTGGTGCCCGGGTTGGTCACCACGGTGTTGGGGCTCTTGCTGCTGGTGCGGCCCGTCCGGTCGGCCGTCGGCCCCGGGCTGGCCGCCATCGCCATGCGCGGTCTGCGGCGGCGGATGCCGTTGCTCGCCGAAACGACGCTGTTCGGTGCGGGGGCGCGCCAAGCCGCTGACGATGGCTACATCGACGGCGAGGTCGTGGACGTCCGGGACATCAGGCCGCCCGCCCTAGAGAACGAGCCGGTGCGTGGCGGGTTCCCGGGACGGCCCGACTGGGACTGA